One window from the genome of Stegostoma tigrinum isolate sSteTig4 chromosome 27, sSteTig4.hap1, whole genome shotgun sequence encodes:
- the derl2 gene encoding derlin-2, whose protein sequence is MAYQSLQQEYLQIPLVTRAYTTACVLTTAAVQLEIITPFQLYFNPELIFKHYQVWRLITNFLFFGTVGFNFLFNMIFLYRYCRMLEEGSFRGRTADFVFMFLFGGFLMTIFGLFVNLVFLGQAFTIMLVYIWSRRNPYVRMNFFGLLNFQAPFLPWVLMGFSLLLGNSIIVDLLGIAVGHIYYFLEDVFPNQPGGGRLLRTPNILKVVFDIPEEDPNYNPLPEDRPGGFNWGEGQRLGG, encoded by the exons ATGGCGTATCAGAGCCTGCAGCAGGAGTACCTGCAGATCCCCCTGGTAACGCGGGCTTATACCACCGCCTGTGTGCTCACCACTGCTGCTGTG caATTAGAAATAATCACACCATTCCAGTTGTACTTCAATCCCGAGCTTATATTTAAACACTATCAG GTTTGGAGATTAATCACAAATTTCCTGTTTTTTGGAACCGTGGGATTTAATTTTTTGTTTAATATGATATTCCT ATATCGATATTGCCGGATGCTTGAAGAAGGCTCATTCAGGGGTCGAACTGCAGACTTTGTCTTTATGTTTCTCTTCGGTGGATTTTTAATGACT ATCTTTGGCTTGTTTGTAAATCTAGTGTTCCTGGGTCAGGCCTTTACCATTATGCTCGTCTACATATGGAGCAGGAGAAATCCTTACGTCAGGATGAACTTCTTTGGGCTCCTTAATTTTCAGGCTCCATTCCTGCCCTGGGTACTAATGGGCTTCTCATTGTTGCTTGGAAATTCAATCATAGTGGATTTGCTAG GCATTGCTGTTGGCCATATCTATTATTTTTTGGAAGACGTGTTTCCAAACCAGCCTGGTGGGGGTCGGCTGCTCAGGACACCAAACATTTT GAAAGTTGTTTTCGATATTCCGGAGGAAGACCCCAACTACAACCCGTTGCCCGAGGACCGGCCAGGGGGCTTCAACTGGGGTGAAGGACAGCGACTCGGGGGCTAG
- the mis12 gene encoding protein MIS12 homolog, protein MADRLMTYETQFFGFSPQTCVLRVSSGIQDSLLDVMLVVERVIFKKLKELSDSSVTPSQIRACTESFLQIMKERFDVIFERVEQGILQHIFYIPENILLHEDHVQEKYPYTEEQFKDLQSEIAELEHCYRCEIMAKHALLTELEDQKLIELKLEQRIHWFSNLDSSWRSNAVSNVRESLAFVRELTCKVPAILQKIQQKYKDEQNQSRVPSESEQEEGKETRRKQLNL, encoded by the coding sequence ATGGCAGACAGGTTGATGACATATGAGACCCAATTTTTTGGGTTCTCTCCCCAAACCTGTGTTCTGAGAGTGTCCAGTGGAATCCAGGATTCGCTCCTTGATGTCATGCTGGTTGTAGAACGAGTCATTTTCAAGAAACTGAAGGAATTGTCAGATAGCAGTGTGACTCCATCTCAGATCCGTGCCTGTACAGAGAGCTTCCTTCAAATAATGAAAGAACGATTTGACGTGATCTTTGAGAGGGTTGAGCAAGGAATTCTGCAACACATTTTCTACATTCCTGAAAATATTCTGCTTCATGAAGATCATGTCCAGGAAAAGTACCCATACACTGAGGAACAGTTCAAGGACTTACAATCAGAAATAGCTGAACTTGAACACTGTTACAGATGTGAAATTATGGCCAAACATGCTCTTCTTACTGAATTGGAAGACCAAAAGCTGATTGAGCTGAAACTCGAGCAGAGAATTCACTGGTTCAGCAATCTGGATAGCAGTTGGAGGAGTAATGCAGTCAGCAATGTTCGTGAGAGTCTGGCCTTTGTTCGGGAATTGACTTGCAAGGTCCCAGCCATACTTCAGAAAATTCAACAGAAATACAAGGACGAGCAAAATCAATCAAGAGTACCCAGTGAGAGTGAACAGGAGGAAGGAAAGGAAACGAGAAGGAAACAGCTTAACCTATAA